GCGTCTGGAACTCCGGCGCCGCGTACTGGTTCGGCGCCATTTTCAGCGCCGCCGCCGTCGTGACCGTGCGCGCGGCGGTGCCGCTCGGCCCGCGATCGGCGGCGCGGATGCCGATCGACGGGCTGGGCGTGGTCCTCCTCAGCGGCGCGCTCGCGGCGCTGCTCCTCGGCGTCACCCGTGCCGGCCGTGACGGCTGGGGGTCGGGGCTCGTGCTCGGCCTCCTAGGTGCCGCGGCCGCGCTGCTGACGCTGTTCGCCTTGGTCGAGCTGCACGAGCGTCAGCCACTCGTTGACCTGAGACTCATGTCCCAGCGCGCCGTGGTGGGCACGAACGCGGCTGCGATGCTCATGGCCGTGTCGATGTACATCGCGCTCTCGCTCGTCAGTCGGGTTGCCCAGACGCCCGCGTCGACCGGCTACGGGCTCGGCGCGTCGGCCGCCACGGCCGGCCTGCTCCTGCTGCCGCTGTCGGCCGGCAGCTTCGTGTCGCAGCCCGCTGCCCTGGCGGCGGGCAGCCGGCTCGGCCTCCGGGTCGTGCTTCCCGCGGGCGCCATGATCATGGGCATCACCCAGGTCGCGCTCGGTCTCTGGCACGGCAGCCTGTGGGCGCTCGCGGCGGCGATCGCGCTGCTGGGGATCGGCGTGGGCAGCACCTTCGCGCTGATGCCCGGGATCATCACCGCGAGCGTGCCGCCCGAGCGGACCGGCAGCGCGATGAGCCTGCACCAGGTCGTCCGGGCTGTAGGCGGCGCCCTCGGCAGCGCCCTCAGCGTAACCATCCTCGCCGGGCACACCAACGCCGGCGCGGCGTTCCCCTCCGACGCCGGCTACGGCGTGGCCTTCGCCCTGAGCTTTGCGCTCTGCGCCGCCGCGGCGGCGGTCGCGCTCGTGGCGGTACCGCCAGCACACGGAGCCGGGGCCGGCCGCGTGGCCGCCACGCATCCGGCCGGGGACCCGGCGATCGTGGAGGCCGACGCCGGGGAGGACCGGCGATGAGCAGCGTGGGCTCGCGCGTGCAGGGCGACAGGCGGCGCCACGGCCGCGACGCCGGGGCCACGCGCCGGGCGCTGCTGGAGGCCGCGGCGGACCTCTTCCAGCAGCGCGGCTACGACGGTGCGACGGTGCGCGCGATCGGCGCGCGCGCCAACGCCGATCCGGCGCTCATCGCGCGCTACTTCGGCAGCAAGGAGGGCCTTTACATAGCCGCGCTCGCGGCCGCGGACGACGACGGCGCGGCGCGAGTGCCGGACCCCGCTCCGTCCGCCGTGGCACGGCGGCTGCTCGACCGCTGGGGCGGGCCCACCTCGAGTCCCGTCGCCCGCGCTCTCGTCACGCCTGGCCTGAGTGACGACGTGCGCGCGCTGCTGAGACGGGTGCTGGACGGCCGCCTCATCGGGCCGATCGCCGAGGTGCTCGAGGAGCGCGGCCACGACCGCGCGAGGCTGCGCGCCGAGACGCTGGTGGCGATGCTGCTCGGGCTGGCGGTCGCGCGCTCCACCGGGCACCTGCCGGAGCTCGCCCGGGCGTCCACCGACGACCTCGTCGAGATCCTTGGCCGCGCGCTCGAGCCGTGAGCGCCGAACGCGGCTCAGGCGCCCGGGAGCAGCCAGCGGATCGTCCGCGTGAGCACTCCGGGATAGCGGCGGGTGAGGTAGCGTTCGAACTCGAGCATGTGGGTGCTCATGGCCTCGTAGGCCGCGTCGGGATCCGACGCCTCAATCGCGTCGGTGATCCGCTTGTGAGCGTCGACGACTGCCGAGCGTCGGCGCACCGTGTAATTGACGCCGATGATGTGGCCGTCACTGATCGCCTTGAGCGACGAGTGGAAGACCTGCAGCACCTGGTTGCCGGCGGCCACCGCGCAGGCCTCGTGGAAGCGGAGGTTCTCGGCCAGGAAGAAGTCGCTGTCGCCGAGCCGCTCACGCATCGCCTCGATCGACGCTCGCAGGGCGGCGATGCCGTCCTGGTCGGCCCGCTCGGCGGTGAGCCTTGCGAGGTCCGCCTCGATCGCCCGCCGTGCCTTGACGACCTCGATGAACGGGGCCTCCGCCGACTGTAGGAACACCGAGAGCGTGTCGGC
The sequence above is drawn from the Thermoleophilaceae bacterium genome and encodes:
- a CDS encoding MFS transporter, whose product is MSTPADLSTAADRHEQRVLAALIFAAATVALVSTLGIPVIPVIAADFGVPLDDAQWILTITLVVGAVATPVLGRLGDGARRARVLIAAQCTVVVGCVVSATAGSFEQMLIGRGLQGIGYATVPLAISVAREQLSEPLRRKGIAALSVTVAIGLGLGFPVTGALASVWNSGAAYWFGAIFSAAAVVTVRAAVPLGPRSAARMPIDGLGVVLLSGALAALLLGVTRAGRDGWGSGLVLGLLGAAAALLTLFALVELHERQPLVDLRLMSQRAVVGTNAAAMLMAVSMYIALSLVSRVAQTPASTGYGLGASAATAGLLLLPLSAGSFVSQPAALAAGSRLGLRVVLPAGAMIMGITQVALGLWHGSLWALAAAIALLGIGVGSTFALMPGIITASVPPERTGSAMSLHQVVRAVGGALGSALSVTILAGHTNAGAAFPSDAGYGVAFALSFALCAAAAAVALVAVPPAHGAGAGRVAATHPAGDPAIVEADAGEDRR
- a CDS encoding TetR family transcriptional regulator; translated protein: MSSVGSRVQGDRRRHGRDAGATRRALLEAAADLFQQRGYDGATVRAIGARANADPALIARYFGSKEGLYIAALAAADDDGAARVPDPAPSAVARRLLDRWGGPTSSPVARALVTPGLSDDVRALLRRVLDGRLIGPIAEVLEERGHDRARLRAETLVAMLLGLAVARSTGHLPELARASTDDLVEILGRALEP
- a CDS encoding FCD domain-containing protein, with the protein product MLRRPAKTAVVVAHALAQRVSELEPGAMLPPERELIGELQVGRGTLREALRLLELQGVVSVKTGARGGPVVMRPDHRPLADTLSVFLQSAEAPFIEVVKARRAIEADLARLTAERADQDGIAALRASIEAMRERLGDSDFFLAENLRFHEACAVAAGNQVLQVFHSSLKAISDGHIIGVNYTVRRRSAVVDAHKRITDAIEASDPDAAYEAMSTHMLEFERYLTRRYPGVLTRTIRWLLPGA